Proteins from a single region of Nitrososphaerales archaeon:
- the hutU gene encoding urocanate hydratase gives MLKRVIRAPRGTEISCKGWQQEAALRMLMNNLDPEVAKDPDHLIVYGGTGRAARSWAAFDAIVKSLKKLEDDETLIIQSGKPIGVFRTSMAAPRVLIANALIVPKWADWTYFRQLEERGLTMFGQMTAGSWIYIGTQGILQGTYETLAAVAEKHFGGSLKGRIVLTSGLGEMGGAQPLAVTMNDGVAIVVEVDERAIKRRLDKGYCEMTTDKLGEALTLAKGAAKEGKPLSIALLGNSAEILPSLLDSGFKPDVVTDQTAAHDPLAGYIPEGLSVEEAADLRSSDPDEYLKRSMASIAKHVKAWLKFQERGAVAFEYGNNIRKMAQEAGVENPFRIPGFVPEYIRPLFCEGRGPFRWVALSGNKEDIYVTDEVIMREFAGNRSLVRWIKKAHDQVQFQGLPARVCWLGYGERAKFGKIINGMVKSGEISAPIVIGRDHLDSGSVASPYRETEAMKDGSDAIADWPVLNALLNAVSGATWVSVHHGGGVGIGYSIHAGLVVVADGTEAAEKRLVTVLTNDPGLGVARHADAGYDEAIRTARTKGVKIPMLDG, from the coding sequence ATGCTGAAGCGGGTCATCCGCGCTCCGCGTGGGACTGAGATCTCCTGCAAAGGCTGGCAGCAGGAGGCAGCCCTCAGGATGCTGATGAACAACCTCGACCCCGAGGTAGCCAAGGACCCCGACCACCTAATCGTCTACGGAGGGACGGGACGGGCTGCAAGAAGCTGGGCCGCCTTCGACGCGATCGTGAAGTCTCTGAAGAAGCTGGAGGACGACGAGACGCTCATCATCCAGTCGGGCAAACCCATCGGTGTCTTCAGGACCAGCATGGCGGCGCCGAGGGTGCTGATTGCGAACGCGCTGATCGTCCCGAAGTGGGCCGACTGGACCTACTTCAGGCAGCTGGAGGAGAGGGGGCTGACGATGTTCGGGCAGATGACCGCAGGGAGCTGGATCTACATCGGCACTCAGGGAATCCTGCAGGGGACCTACGAGACTCTGGCTGCGGTTGCCGAGAAGCACTTCGGCGGCTCGCTGAAGGGAAGAATCGTCCTGACGTCTGGCCTGGGAGAGATGGGAGGTGCGCAGCCACTCGCGGTCACCATGAACGACGGCGTTGCGATTGTCGTCGAGGTTGACGAACGTGCAATCAAGCGGAGGCTTGACAAGGGGTACTGCGAAATGACGACCGACAAACTAGGAGAGGCCCTCACACTCGCCAAGGGCGCTGCCAAGGAAGGCAAGCCGCTCTCCATAGCATTGCTGGGGAACAGCGCAGAGATCCTACCTTCGCTCCTTGACTCGGGCTTCAAACCGGACGTGGTTACTGACCAGACTGCCGCCCACGACCCGCTGGCTGGGTACATCCCGGAGGGTCTCTCAGTCGAGGAAGCGGCCGACCTGCGGAGCTCCGACCCTGACGAGTACCTAAAGAGGTCGATGGCCTCCATTGCGAAGCACGTCAAAGCGTGGCTGAAGTTCCAGGAACGCGGGGCCGTCGCCTTCGAGTACGGGAACAACATCAGGAAGATGGCGCAGGAAGCGGGCGTCGAGAACCCATTCCGCATCCCTGGCTTTGTGCCGGAGTACATCAGGCCGCTCTTCTGCGAGGGGAGGGGCCCGTTCAGATGGGTCGCTCTCTCGGGAAACAAAGAAGACATCTATGTCACGGATGAGGTCATCATGCGCGAGTTCGCTGGGAACAGGTCTCTCGTTAGGTGGATCAAGAAGGCGCACGACCAGGTACAGTTCCAGGGCCTCCCCGCGAGGGTCTGCTGGCTGGGCTACGGGGAGAGGGCGAAGTTCGGGAAGATAATCAACGGGATGGTGAAGTCTGGTGAGATCTCCGCACCCATAGTGATAGGACGGGACCACCTCGACTCGGGTTCGGTCGCATCACCCTACAGGGAGACCGAAGCGATGAAGGACGGGAGCGACGCAATCGCGGACTGGCCTGTGCTCAACGCCCTCCTGAACGCCGTGTCCGGAGCGACGTGGGTGTCGGTGCATCACGGCGGAGGGGTCGGGATAGGCTACTCGATACACGCGGGTCTCGTAGTGGTGGCCGACGGGACAGAGGCAGCCGAGAAACGGCTGGTCACAGTCCTCACCAACGACCCAGGGCTGGGCGTGGCCAGGCACGCAGACGCGGGGTACGACGAGGCGATTAGGACTGCGAGGACGAAGGGCGTGAAGATACCGATGCTCGACGGCTAG
- the msrB gene encoding peptide-methionine (R)-S-oxide reductase MsrB, with product MADSSRRIMLKVDKDELKRRLTREQYDVCVDKGTERPFTGEYWDDHERGVYKCVVCSADLFSSETKFDSGTGWPSFWQPTSGDRVKAKSDYSLFTRRIEATCAHCDSHLGHIFDDGPPPTNQRYCINSAALRFVKS from the coding sequence ATGGCCGATTCATCGAGGAGAATCATGCTGAAGGTAGACAAAGACGAGCTGAAGCGAAGATTGACTCGCGAGCAGTATGATGTCTGCGTCGACAAGGGGACGGAGCGGCCCTTCACAGGCGAGTACTGGGACGACCACGAGCGGGGCGTCTACAAATGCGTGGTCTGCAGCGCCGACCTCTTCAGCTCAGAGACGAAATTCGACTCCGGCACAGGCTGGCCTAGTTTCTGGCAACCGACGAGCGGTGACAGAGTGAAGGCGAAGTCCGATTACAGCCTCTTCACACGAAGAATCGAGGCGACTTGTGCCCATTGCGATTCTCATCTCGGCCATATATTCGATGATGGGCCACCGCCAACAAACCAAAGATACTGCATCAATTCCGCGGCTCTGAGATTCGTCAAGTCGTGA
- the hutI gene encoding imidazolonepropionase, whose translation MKPDLVLVNAGELVTLGANDESSLGIIEGGAMVVRGGRVVWTGTTKELRRKTFARARKTVDAAGMLVTPGFVDPHTHLVFAGSREDELERKIRGESYVSILNAGGGIVRTVKETRKASLAKLVAEAQGRLRQLVRNGVTTVEVKTGYGQDLRSETKLLNVVKRLSRTEKVELVPTFMGLHAKPPEFGSAKEYVDYVLDVMLPAAARLKPAFADCFCEEGVFTRDECSRYLRASKALGLKLKIHADEFADSKGASLAAETGCVSADHLGNSEQSGVEMMARRGVVAVLLPGTSLYSGIGYADARMIAGAGCRIALGTDLSPNSWVESPQMVMALACNAMKMTPADALRGFTVNAAKALGRDDLGRLVPGAPADFVVHELPGYRFLPYRVGGGYVSTVFKGGVEVYASAPN comes from the coding sequence TTGAAGCCCGACCTAGTATTAGTCAACGCCGGTGAGCTGGTCACCCTCGGTGCCAACGACGAATCGTCTCTGGGCATAATCGAAGGAGGGGCGATGGTCGTTCGGGGCGGGAGGGTGGTCTGGACCGGGACGACCAAGGAGCTCAGGCGAAAGACATTCGCGAGGGCCAGGAAGACTGTCGACGCCGCAGGGATGCTGGTCACTCCCGGGTTCGTCGACCCCCACACGCACCTCGTCTTCGCCGGCAGCAGGGAGGACGAGCTGGAGAGGAAGATACGGGGCGAGAGTTACGTGAGCATACTGAACGCGGGCGGGGGCATCGTCAGGACAGTCAAGGAGACAAGGAAGGCGAGCCTTGCAAAGCTCGTCGCAGAGGCGCAGGGAAGGCTCCGGCAACTCGTCAGGAACGGAGTGACGACGGTTGAGGTGAAGACGGGGTACGGGCAGGATCTGCGGAGCGAGACGAAGCTCCTCAACGTCGTGAAGCGGCTGTCGAGGACTGAGAAGGTGGAGCTTGTTCCAACGTTCATGGGCCTCCACGCGAAACCGCCAGAGTTCGGCAGTGCCAAGGAGTACGTCGACTACGTCTTGGATGTGATGCTCCCCGCCGCGGCACGGCTGAAACCTGCCTTCGCCGACTGCTTCTGCGAGGAAGGCGTCTTCACTCGGGACGAGTGCTCCAGATACTTGCGCGCCTCGAAGGCGCTCGGCCTCAAGCTGAAGATTCATGCTGACGAGTTTGCAGACTCGAAGGGAGCGTCGCTCGCAGCTGAGACCGGGTGCGTCTCCGCCGACCACCTCGGCAATAGCGAACAGTCGGGCGTGGAGATGATGGCGAGACGGGGCGTCGTCGCCGTCCTCCTGCCGGGGACTTCGCTGTACTCCGGGATAGGCTACGCGGACGCGCGTATGATAGCGGGGGCTGGATGCAGGATTGCCCTCGGCACTGACCTCAGTCCCAATTCGTGGGTCGAGTCGCCCCAAATGGTGATGGCTTTGGCCTGCAACGCGATGAAGATGACCCCGGCAGATGCCCTGCGCGGGTTCACTGTGAACGCTGCGAAGGCGCTTGGCAGGGACGACCTCGGCCGTCTTGTCCCTGGCGCACCTGCTGACTTCGTGGTCCACGAACTTCCCGGCTACAGGTTTCTACCCTACAGGGTCGGGGGAGGCTACGTCTCCACTGTGTTCAAGGGCGGTGTCGAGGTCTACGCCTCGGCGCCCAACTGA